In Pectobacterium aroidearum, the following are encoded in one genomic region:
- the secM gene encoding secA translation cis-regulator SecM, with protein sequence MIGILNRWRQFGRRYFWPHLLLGMVAASLGLPTSLNDSQDITSLPNSSSSVSRQNNVSLSLTDLVALKEAHRRSSYSVDYWHQHAIRTVIRHLSFALTTPQTVNAQQADELEPHSLVLLDTLNALLTQDSQYPLVISPHAGRVIFYPQAHHQVGIWLAQIRGIRAGPSLLS encoded by the coding sequence GTGATTGGTATTCTAAATCGTTGGCGACAATTTGGCAGACGTTATTTCTGGCCGCATCTCTTATTAGGGATGGTCGCGGCGAGTCTTGGTCTGCCGACAAGCCTGAACGACTCACAGGACATCACTTCACTCCCCAATTCAAGCTCCAGCGTTAGTCGCCAGAATAACGTATCGCTGAGCCTTACCGATCTAGTCGCACTGAAAGAAGCGCATCGACGCTCATCCTACAGCGTAGATTATTGGCATCAGCATGCGATCCGTACGGTAATTCGCCACCTTTCTTTTGCCTTGACGACGCCACAAACGGTCAATGCCCAGCAGGCTGACGAACTAGAACCTCATTCTCTGGTTTTGTTGGATACGTTAAATGCGTTGCTGACGCAGGATTCCCAGTATCCCCTTGTGATCTCCCCCCATGCTGGGCGAGTCATTTTTTATCCCCAAGCTCATCATCAAGTCGGCATCTGGCTTGCTCAAATCCGCGGCATCCGCGCAGGGCCTTCTCTTCTCAGTTGA
- a CDS encoding DUF721 domain-containing protein: protein MRDSRPQSLEFLFDSASKSGKGPLQDVQQRAIALLKLNRAVRGLLPAPLHPWCRVANYRQGLLILETANASWLMRLRYEQPALLSALRAQILPSLASIDIRINPTLAAKGHEIVKNSDISAPENTDDKPLRQLSEQSAETLRTLAGNSPEKLGKILERLASLAGESTSKTSRNKK from the coding sequence ATGCGTGATAGCCGCCCACAATCACTGGAATTTCTGTTTGATAGCGCATCTAAGTCGGGTAAAGGCCCGCTACAAGATGTGCAACAGCGCGCTATCGCCTTATTAAAACTTAACCGTGCCGTGCGCGGATTACTGCCTGCACCGTTGCACCCATGGTGCCGCGTCGCTAATTACCGGCAAGGTTTACTGATACTGGAAACCGCTAACGCCAGTTGGCTGATGCGGTTACGTTACGAACAACCTGCGCTGCTCTCTGCATTACGCGCACAAATACTACCATCATTGGCTTCAATCGACATCAGGATTAATCCAACGCTTGCCGCAAAAGGGCATGAAATCGTGAAAAATAGTGACATTTCAGCGCCGGAAAATACCGATGATAAACCGCTGCGTCAGTTGAGCGAACAAAGTGCGGAGACATTGAGGACGTTGGCAGGAAATAGCCCGGAAAAACTCGGAAAGATATTAGAACGACTGGCTTCACTGGCCGGAGAGAGTACCAGTAAAACCAGTCGTAATAAGAAGTAA
- the mutT gene encoding 8-oxo-dGTP diphosphatase MutT, with the protein MTQKQLSVAVGIIRNAEQQYFIARRPDGVHMAGMWEFPGGKIEEGETPEQALIRELREETGIDASAPQSLNNKTFSTPERIITLHFFLVEMWQGEPYGREGQESRWVSVEELREEEFPPANAEMIRWLKSL; encoded by the coding sequence ATGACGCAAAAACAGTTATCCGTCGCGGTAGGCATCATCCGCAATGCTGAACAGCAATATTTCATTGCTCGTCGCCCTGATGGCGTTCATATGGCAGGGATGTGGGAGTTTCCCGGTGGGAAAATTGAAGAGGGGGAAACGCCAGAACAAGCGTTGATTCGTGAACTGCGTGAAGAAACGGGCATCGATGCTAGCGCACCGCAGTCGCTAAACAACAAAACGTTTTCTACGCCGGAAAGAATTATTACGCTTCATTTCTTCCTGGTTGAAATGTGGCAGGGTGAACCCTATGGTCGGGAAGGTCAGGAATCTCGCTGGGTGAGCGTAGAAGAATTACGTGAGGAAGAATTTCCGCCAGCGAATGCGGAGATGATCCGCTGGCTGAAATCGCTTTAA
- the ftsQ gene encoding cell division protein FtsQ: MSQAALNTRGREPETKGTRRSNGGQLAGMIFLLMVIGTIVWGSWMVVGWMKDASRLPLSRMAVTGERQYTTNDDIRQAILSLGSPGTFMTQDVNVIQQQIERLSWIKQASVRKQWPDELKIHLVEYVPVARWNDQLMVDAEGNSFSVPAERIGNRKMPLLYGPEGSETEVLEGYRTMSQTLAAGKFTLKTVAMSARHSWQLGLDDDTRLELGRDDRAKRLQRFIELYPLLQRQAQSENKRISHVDLRYDSGAAIGWAPALLDQQNVDRQRVGQQ; the protein is encoded by the coding sequence ATGTCGCAGGCAGCGCTGAATACACGCGGACGAGAGCCTGAAACGAAAGGAACACGTCGCAGTAATGGAGGCCAATTGGCAGGGATGATTTTCCTGCTGATGGTGATAGGGACTATCGTCTGGGGAAGCTGGATGGTGGTGGGGTGGATGAAAGATGCCAGCCGTTTACCGCTCTCCCGCATGGCAGTAACAGGGGAAAGACAGTACACCACCAACGATGATATCCGGCAGGCTATTTTGTCGTTGGGGTCGCCGGGCACATTCATGACACAAGATGTGAATGTGATCCAGCAGCAGATTGAGCGTTTGTCATGGATAAAGCAGGCCAGCGTGCGTAAGCAGTGGCCGGACGAATTAAAGATTCATCTGGTTGAATATGTTCCGGTAGCACGTTGGAATGATCAGCTAATGGTTGATGCGGAAGGAAATTCGTTCAGTGTACCTGCCGAACGTATTGGTAATCGCAAGATGCCGTTGCTGTACGGCCCGGAAGGCAGTGAGACCGAAGTGCTGGAAGGCTATCGCACAATGAGTCAGACGCTAGCCGCCGGGAAGTTTACGTTAAAGACGGTTGCGATGAGTGCGCGGCATTCGTGGCAACTGGGATTAGATGATGATACTCGCCTTGAATTGGGGCGAGACGATAGAGCCAAACGTCTGCAACGCTTTATCGAGCTTTATCCGCTGTTACAGCGGCAGGCTCAGAGCGAAAACAAACGTATCAGCCATGTGGACTTGCGGTATGACAGCGGGGCTGCAATTGGTTGGGCTCCAGCCTTGCTTGATCAGCAAAATGTTGATCGGCAACGAGTTGGTCAGCAATAA
- a CDS encoding D-alanine--D-alanine ligase gives MTEKVAVLLGGTSAEREVSLLSGQAVLAGLKEAGINAHAVDTRDVSVTTLKEEGFTKIFIALHGRGGEDGTLQGVLEFLGLPYTGSGVMASALTMDKLRTKQVWQAVGLPVSPYVALDRRQYSEMAANALLATFTHLGLPLIVKPSREGSSVGMSKVNTLSELPAALEEAFRHDDDILVEKWLSGPEYTVAILGDEVLPSIRIQPAGTFYDYEAKYLSDDTQYFCPSGLSDEKEQELAGLAMAAYRAVGCSGWGRVDFMLDSDGAFYLLEVNTSPGMTSHSLVPMAARQRGLTFSQLVVKILELAG, from the coding sequence ATGACTGAGAAAGTTGCTGTATTGCTTGGTGGAACCTCTGCCGAACGTGAAGTGTCGTTACTTTCCGGTCAGGCGGTTTTGGCTGGTCTGAAAGAAGCAGGCATCAATGCGCACGCGGTTGATACCCGTGACGTCTCTGTGACGACGCTGAAGGAAGAAGGCTTTACCAAAATTTTTATCGCCTTGCATGGTCGTGGTGGCGAAGATGGCACATTGCAGGGCGTGCTGGAATTCCTAGGGTTGCCTTATACCGGTAGCGGCGTCATGGCATCTGCACTTACGATGGATAAGCTCCGCACCAAACAGGTGTGGCAAGCGGTGGGATTACCGGTATCACCTTACGTGGCGCTGGATCGCCGCCAGTATTCCGAGATGGCGGCAAACGCGTTGTTGGCGACGTTCACGCACCTCGGGTTGCCGCTGATCGTCAAGCCAAGCCGTGAAGGTTCCAGCGTTGGTATGAGCAAAGTGAATACGCTGAGCGAACTGCCTGCGGCACTGGAAGAAGCATTCCGTCATGATGACGATATTCTGGTCGAGAAATGGCTGAGTGGCCCTGAGTATACGGTTGCTATTCTGGGTGATGAGGTGTTGCCTTCTATTCGTATTCAGCCTGCGGGTACGTTTTACGATTATGAAGCGAAGTATTTATCGGATGATACGCAGTATTTCTGTCCGAGTGGTCTGTCGGACGAGAAAGAGCAGGAATTAGCGGGGCTGGCTATGGCAGCCTATCGTGCGGTGGGATGCAGCGGGTGGGGACGCGTTGATTTTATGCTGGATAGCGACGGCGCCTTCTATCTGCTCGAAGTAAATACGTCTCCGGGAATGACGAGCCACAGCCTGGTTCCTATGGCAGCGCGTCAGCGTGGCTTGACGTTCTCGCAGCTGGTCGTGAAAATTTTGGAGCTCGCTGGCTGA
- the secA gene encoding preprotein translocase subunit SecA — protein sequence MVMNILTKIFGSRNDRTLRRMRKNVDVINRLEPEMEKLSDEELQAKTLEFRVRLEKGESLENLLPEAFAVVRESSKRVFGMRHFDVQLIGGMVLNERCIAEMRTGEGKTLTATLPAYLNALTGRGVHVVTVNDYLAQRDAENNRPLFEFLGLSVGINLPGMPAPAKREAYAADITYGTNNEYGFDYLRDNMAFSPEERVQRKLYYALVDEVDSILIDEARTPLIISGPAEDSSELYISVNKIIPHLIRQEKEDSDTFHGEGHFSVDEKARQVNLTERGLVLVEELLVKEGIMEEGESLYSPTNIMLMHHVTAALRAHVLFTRDVDYIVKDGEVIIVDEHTGRTMQGRRWSDGLHQAVEAKEKVTIQNENQTLASITFQNYFRLYEKLAGMTGTADTEAFEFSSIYKLDTIVVPTNRPMIRKDLPDLVYMTEQEKIDAIIEDIKERSVKGQPILVGTISIEKSEVVSHALEKAGIKHNVLNAKFHAMEADIVAQAGQAGAVTIATNMAGRGTDIVLGGSWQAEVALLENPNDEQIAEIKAAWKVRHDAVLAAGGLHIIGTERHESRRIDNQLRGRSGRQGDAGSSRFYLSMEDALMRIFASDRVSNMMRKLGMKPGEAIEHPWVTKAIANAQRKVESRNFDIRKQLLEYDDVANDQRRAIYTQRNELLDVSDISETITSIREDVFKATIDSYIPPESLEEMWDTEGLEQRLKNDFDLDMPIKAWLDKEPELHEETLRERIFQQALEVYHRKEEVVGSEVMRNFEKGVMLQTLDSLWKEHLAAMDYLRQGIHLRGYAQKDPKQEYKRESFSMFAAMLESLKYEVISTLSKVQVRMPEEIEALEQQRREEAERLARQQQLSHQEEDSLNTGSPAQADRKIGRNDPCPCGSGKKYKQCHGRLQK from the coding sequence ATGGTCATGAATATCCTAACCAAAATTTTTGGTAGCCGTAACGATCGTACGCTGCGCCGTATGCGTAAAAATGTTGACGTCATCAATCGCTTAGAACCTGAAATGGAAAAGCTGTCGGATGAGGAACTGCAAGCGAAAACGCTGGAGTTTCGTGTTCGTCTGGAAAAAGGTGAGTCGCTGGAGAACCTGCTGCCGGAAGCCTTCGCTGTCGTACGTGAATCCAGTAAGCGTGTATTTGGCATGCGCCACTTCGATGTGCAGCTTATCGGCGGTATGGTACTGAACGAGCGTTGCATTGCGGAGATGCGTACTGGTGAAGGTAAAACGTTGACGGCAACGCTGCCTGCCTACCTGAATGCGCTGACTGGCCGCGGCGTACACGTGGTTACCGTGAACGACTATCTGGCACAGCGTGATGCCGAAAATAACCGTCCATTGTTTGAATTCCTTGGCCTGAGCGTTGGTATCAACCTGCCGGGAATGCCTGCGCCGGCGAAGCGCGAAGCCTATGCTGCTGATATCACCTACGGTACCAATAACGAATACGGTTTTGACTACCTGCGTGACAACATGGCATTCAGCCCGGAAGAACGCGTGCAGCGTAAATTGTACTACGCGCTGGTGGATGAGGTTGACTCCATCCTGATCGATGAAGCACGTACGCCGCTGATTATTTCCGGCCCGGCTGAAGATAGCTCCGAGCTGTATATCAGCGTTAACAAAATTATCCCTCACCTGATCCGTCAGGAGAAAGAAGATTCGGATACCTTCCACGGCGAAGGCCACTTCTCTGTTGATGAAAAAGCGCGTCAGGTTAACCTCACCGAGCGTGGCCTGGTTCTGGTCGAAGAATTGCTGGTGAAAGAAGGCATTATGGAAGAAGGGGAATCACTGTATTCCCCAACGAACATCATGCTGATGCACCATGTGACCGCCGCGTTGCGTGCGCATGTGTTGTTTACCCGCGATGTTGATTACATTGTGAAAGACGGTGAAGTGATCATCGTTGACGAACACACGGGCCGTACTATGCAGGGGCGTCGCTGGTCCGATGGTCTGCATCAGGCGGTGGAAGCAAAAGAGAAGGTAACGATTCAGAATGAAAACCAGACGCTGGCTTCCATTACCTTCCAGAACTACTTCCGCCTGTATGAAAAACTGGCGGGGATGACCGGTACGGCAGATACTGAAGCGTTCGAATTCAGCTCTATCTACAAGCTGGATACCATTGTGGTGCCGACCAACCGTCCGATGATTCGTAAAGACTTGCCTGATCTGGTCTACATGACTGAGCAGGAAAAAATCGATGCCATCATTGAAGATATCAAAGAGCGTTCAGTAAAAGGTCAGCCGATTCTGGTTGGTACAATCTCCATCGAGAAATCCGAAGTGGTTTCTCATGCGCTGGAAAAAGCGGGCATCAAACATAATGTGTTGAATGCCAAATTCCACGCCATGGAAGCTGATATTGTTGCTCAGGCGGGTCAGGCTGGTGCGGTGACCATCGCGACCAACATGGCCGGTCGTGGTACGGATATCGTCCTGGGGGGGAGCTGGCAGGCGGAAGTGGCGCTTCTGGAAAACCCGAATGATGAGCAAATTGCAGAAATCAAAGCGGCCTGGAAAGTTCGTCATGATGCTGTTCTGGCGGCGGGTGGTTTACACATTATTGGTACAGAGCGCCATGAGTCTCGCCGTATCGATAACCAGCTGCGTGGCCGTTCCGGTCGTCAGGGGGATGCGGGTTCATCACGCTTCTATCTGTCGATGGAAGATGCGTTGATGCGTATTTTCGCCTCCGATCGTGTTTCCAATATGATGCGTAAACTGGGCATGAAGCCGGGTGAAGCCATTGAGCACCCGTGGGTCACCAAGGCAATTGCTAACGCCCAGCGCAAAGTGGAAAGCCGCAACTTTGATATTCGTAAGCAATTGCTGGAATACGATGATGTGGCGAACGACCAGCGTCGTGCGATCTATACACAGCGTAACGAACTGCTGGATGTATCTGATATCAGTGAAACCATCACCAGCATTCGTGAAGATGTATTCAAAGCGACTATCGACAGCTATATTCCACCGGAATCACTGGAAGAAATGTGGGATACGGAAGGCTTGGAACAACGCCTGAAGAACGACTTCGATCTGGATATGCCTATCAAGGCGTGGCTGGATAAAGAGCCTGAACTGCACGAAGAAACGCTGCGTGAGCGTATTTTCCAGCAGGCGCTTGAGGTTTATCATCGCAAAGAAGAAGTGGTCGGCAGCGAAGTCATGCGCAACTTCGAAAAAGGCGTCATGTTGCAGACGCTGGATTCTTTGTGGAAAGAGCATCTGGCCGCAATGGATTATCTGCGTCAGGGCATCCATCTGCGTGGCTATGCACAGAAAGATCCGAAGCAGGAATATAAGCGTGAGTCGTTCTCTATGTTTGCTGCGATGTTGGAATCACTGAAATATGAAGTGATCAGCACGCTGAGCAAAGTCCAGGTGAGAATGCCGGAAGAGATCGAAGCACTGGAGCAGCAGCGCCGTGAAGAAGCCGAACGTTTGGCACGGCAACAGCAGTTGAGCCATCAGGAAGAAGATAGCCTGAACACCGGTTCACCGGCGCAGGCAGATCGTAAAATTGGACGTAACGATCCTTGTCCATGTGGTTCAGGCAAGAAATATAAGCAGTGCCACGGCCGTTTACAGAAATAA
- the ftsA gene encoding cell division protein FtsA, which yields MIKSTDRKLVVGLEIGTAKVAALVGEVLPDGMVNIIGVGSCPSRGMDKGGVNDLESVVKCVQRAIDQAELMADCQISSVYLALSGKHISCQNEIGMVPISEEEVTQDDVESVVHTAKSVRVRDEHRVLHVIPQEYAIDYQEGIKNPVGLSGVRMQAKVHLITCHNDMAKNIVKAVERCGLKVDQLIFAGLASSYAVLTEDERELGVCVVDIGGGTMDIAVYTGGALRHTKVIPYAGNVVTSDIAYAFGTPPTDAEAIKVRHGCALGAIVGKDENVEVPSVGGRPPRSLQRQTLAEVIEPRYTELLNLVNDELLQLQEQLRQQGVKHHLAAGIVLTGGAAQIDGLAACAQRVFHTQVRIGQPMNITGLTDYAQEPYYSTAVGLLHYGKESHLGGEHEVEKRASVSNWFKRINSWLRKEF from the coding sequence ATGATCAAGTCGACGGACAGAAAACTGGTAGTTGGGCTGGAAATCGGTACAGCAAAAGTGGCTGCGCTGGTAGGGGAAGTTCTGCCCGATGGCATGGTCAATATTATTGGCGTAGGCAGTTGCCCGTCACGCGGTATGGATAAAGGCGGCGTAAACGATCTGGAGTCGGTCGTTAAATGTGTTCAGCGCGCTATTGATCAGGCTGAGTTGATGGCAGACTGCCAGATCTCTTCCGTGTATCTGGCGCTATCGGGAAAACACATCAGTTGCCAGAATGAAATAGGGATGGTGCCTATTTCAGAAGAAGAGGTCACGCAGGACGACGTGGAAAGCGTGGTGCATACCGCTAAATCCGTGCGCGTGCGCGATGAACATCGTGTTCTCCATGTGATTCCACAGGAGTATGCGATCGATTATCAGGAAGGGATTAAGAACCCGGTTGGCTTATCCGGCGTGCGCATGCAGGCGAAAGTCCACCTGATAACCTGCCATAACGATATGGCGAAGAATATTGTTAAAGCCGTTGAACGCTGCGGTTTAAAAGTCGACCAGCTGATTTTCGCGGGTCTGGCTTCCAGTTATGCGGTTCTGACAGAAGACGAACGTGAGCTGGGTGTGTGCGTAGTGGATATCGGTGGCGGTACAATGGATATCGCGGTCTACACCGGCGGCGCATTGCGACACACTAAAGTGATTCCGTATGCGGGCAATGTGGTTACTAGCGATATTGCCTACGCGTTTGGTACGCCGCCGACGGACGCCGAAGCGATCAAAGTGCGCCACGGTTGCGCATTAGGCGCGATCGTTGGCAAAGATGAGAATGTGGAGGTCCCGAGCGTTGGAGGACGTCCACCCCGCAGTCTGCAAAGACAGACACTGGCGGAAGTCATTGAACCACGTTACACCGAACTTTTGAATTTGGTGAACGATGAACTTTTACAGTTGCAGGAGCAGTTGCGTCAACAAGGCGTGAAACATCATCTGGCGGCAGGGATTGTGCTGACGGGCGGTGCCGCGCAAATAGACGGTCTGGCGGCCTGTGCGCAGCGTGTGTTCCATACACAGGTGCGTATTGGACAACCAATGAATATAACAGGGCTGACGGATTATGCCCAAGAGCCTTATTACTCAACGGCGGTTGGGTTGCTGCATTACGGAAAAGAATCTCATCTGGGCGGTGAGCATGAAGTCGAAAAACGAGCCTCAGTGAGCAACTGGTTCAAACGAATCAACAGCTGGTTGAGGAAAGAATTTTAA
- the ftsZ gene encoding cell division protein FtsZ, giving the protein MFEPMELTNDAVIKVIGVGGGGGNAVEHMVRERIEGVEFFAVNTDAQALRKTAVGQTIQIGSGITKGLGAGANPEVGRNSAEEDREALRSALEGADMVFIAAGMGGGTGTGAAPVVAEVAKDLGILTVAVVTKPFNFEGKKRMAFAEQGIAELSKHVDSLITIPNDKLLKVLGRGISLLDAFGAANDVLKGAVQGIAELITRPGLMNVDFADVRTVMSEMGYAMMGSGVARGEDRAEEAAEMAISSPLLEDIDLSGARGVLVNITAGFDLRLDEFETVGNTIRAFASDNATVVIGTSLDPEMNDELRVTVVATGIGMDKRPEITLVTNKQASQPVMDHRYQQHGMTPLAQEKPAAKVVNDQNPQTNKEPDYLDIPAFLRKQAD; this is encoded by the coding sequence ATGTTTGAACCAATGGAATTAACCAACGACGCGGTGATTAAAGTCATCGGCGTCGGTGGCGGCGGTGGTAATGCCGTCGAACACATGGTGCGTGAGCGCATCGAAGGCGTTGAATTCTTCGCGGTCAACACGGATGCGCAGGCATTACGTAAAACGGCTGTTGGCCAGACGATTCAGATCGGTAGCGGCATTACTAAAGGTCTGGGCGCGGGTGCTAACCCGGAAGTCGGCCGTAATTCGGCTGAAGAAGATCGCGAAGCGCTGCGTTCAGCACTGGAAGGTGCGGACATGGTGTTTATCGCCGCAGGTATGGGTGGTGGTACAGGCACCGGTGCTGCACCAGTTGTAGCCGAAGTCGCAAAAGACCTGGGTATCCTGACCGTCGCTGTGGTGACCAAGCCTTTCAACTTTGAAGGCAAAAAGCGTATGGCGTTTGCGGAGCAGGGTATCGCCGAGCTGTCTAAGCACGTCGACTCGCTGATCACCATTCCAAACGACAAATTGCTGAAAGTGCTCGGACGCGGTATTTCCCTGCTGGATGCATTTGGCGCGGCAAACGATGTGTTGAAAGGTGCGGTGCAAGGTATTGCCGAACTGATCACACGTCCGGGCCTGATGAACGTCGACTTTGCAGACGTGCGCACTGTGATGTCCGAAATGGGTTATGCCATGATGGGTTCCGGCGTTGCGCGCGGTGAAGACCGTGCAGAAGAAGCCGCTGAAATGGCAATCTCCAGCCCACTGCTGGAAGATATCGATCTGTCCGGTGCGCGCGGCGTGTTGGTCAACATCACGGCGGGCTTTGACCTGCGTCTGGATGAGTTCGAGACGGTAGGTAACACCATCCGTGCATTCGCGTCCGACAATGCGACAGTCGTAATCGGTACGTCGCTTGATCCGGAAATGAATGATGAACTGCGTGTAACGGTCGTTGCAACGGGTATCGGCATGGACAAACGTCCTGAGATTACGCTGGTGACGAACAAGCAGGCCAGCCAGCCTGTGATGGATCATCGCTATCAGCAGCACGGTATGACGCCACTGGCGCAAGAAAAACCAGCTGCCAAGGTGGTTAACGACCAAAATCCGCAGACGAATAAAGAGCCAGACTATCTGGATATCCCGGCGTTTCTGCGTAAGCAGGCAGACTAA
- the lpxC gene encoding UDP-3-O-acyl-N-acetylglucosamine deacetylase, producing MIKQRTLKRIVQATGVGLHTGKKVTLTMRPAPANTGVIYRRTDLNPPVDFPADAKSVRDTMLCTCLVNEHDVRISTVEHLNAALAGLGIDNIVIDVDAPEIPIMDGSASPFVYLLLDAGIEELNCAKKFVRIKQPVRVEDGDKWAEMKPFNGFSLDFTIDFNHPAIDAGNQRYRLDFSADAFVRQISRARTFGFMRDIEYLQSRGLCLGGSMDCAIVVDDYRVLNEDGLRFEDEFVRHKMLDAIGDLFMCGYNIIGAFSAFKSGHALNNKLLQAVLANQEAWEYVTFEDEAEMPLAFKAPSIVLA from the coding sequence ATGATCAAACAACGTACACTAAAACGTATTGTTCAGGCGACTGGTGTCGGGTTACATACCGGCAAGAAGGTCACGTTGACCATGCGTCCTGCACCGGCAAATACCGGGGTCATCTATCGCCGCACTGACTTGAATCCCCCGGTTGATTTCCCGGCTGATGCAAAATCCGTGCGTGATACCATGCTCTGTACTTGCCTGGTTAATGAGCATGACGTGCGTATTTCTACGGTGGAGCACCTTAACGCTGCGCTTGCAGGGTTGGGCATTGACAATATTGTCATTGACGTCGATGCACCGGAAATTCCAATTATGGATGGCAGCGCCAGCCCGTTTGTTTACCTGCTGTTAGATGCGGGTATCGAAGAGTTGAATTGTGCCAAGAAATTCGTGCGTATCAAACAGCCAGTTCGTGTTGAAGATGGCGACAAGTGGGCCGAAATGAAACCGTTTAACGGCTTCAGTCTGGATTTCACTATCGACTTCAATCACCCGGCGATTGATGCGGGCAACCAGCGCTATCGTTTGGATTTCTCCGCTGATGCGTTTGTTCGCCAGATCAGCCGTGCGCGTACATTCGGCTTCATGCGCGATATCGAATACTTGCAGTCTCGTGGGTTGTGCCTGGGCGGCAGTATGGATTGTGCCATCGTCGTTGACGATTACCGCGTACTGAACGAAGACGGTCTGCGTTTTGAAGATGAGTTTGTCCGCCATAAAATGCTGGATGCTATCGGTGACCTATTTATGTGTGGTTACAACATCATCGGTGCGTTTTCTGCGTTTAAATCCGGCCATGCTCTGAACAACAAACTGTTGCAGGCTGTGTTGGCAAATCAGGAAGCGTGGGAATACGTGACCTTTGAAGACGAAGCTGAAATGCCGTTGGCGTTTAAAGCACCGTCTATCGTGCTGGCGTAA
- the murC gene encoding UDP-N-acetylmuramate--L-alanine ligase has translation MNTQQLAKLRSIVPEMHRVRHIHFVGIGGAGMGGIAEVLANEGYEISGSDLAPNAVTQQLTELGAQIYFHHRAENVLNASVVVVSSAITADNPEIVAAHDARIPVIRRAEMLAELMRFRHGIAIAGTHGKTTTTAMVTSIYAEAGLDPTFVNGGLVKAAGTHARLGSSRYLIAEADESDASFLHLQPMVAIVTNIEADHMDTYQGDFENLKQTFINFLHNLPFYGQAVMCIDDAVIRELLPRVGRHITTYGFSDDADVRVSGYRQVGAQGHFTLERKDKPLLTVTLNAPGRHNALNAAAAVAVATDEGIDDEAILRALERFQGTGRRFDFLGEYPLELVNGQSGTAMLVDDYGHHPTEVDATIKAARAGWPDKRLVMIFQPHRYTRTRDLYDDFAHVLSQVDVLLMLDVYSAGESPIPGADSRSLCRTIRGRGKIDPILVTDVDTLPELLSQALRGEDLILVQGAGNIGKLARKLADSRLQPQISE, from the coding sequence GTGAATACTCAACAACTGGCGAAACTACGTTCAATCGTGCCCGAGATGCATCGCGTCCGGCACATACACTTTGTCGGCATCGGCGGTGCTGGCATGGGTGGTATCGCCGAAGTGTTGGCCAACGAAGGTTATGAAATTAGCGGTTCCGATCTGGCACCGAATGCGGTGACCCAGCAACTGACCGAACTTGGCGCGCAGATTTATTTCCACCACCGTGCGGAGAACGTTCTGAACGCCAGCGTGGTGGTGGTGTCGAGTGCGATTACTGCGGATAACCCTGAGATCGTGGCCGCGCATGACGCACGTATTCCGGTGATCCGTCGTGCCGAGATGTTGGCGGAACTGATGCGTTTTCGTCACGGTATTGCGATTGCGGGGACGCACGGTAAGACGACGACGACAGCGATGGTCACCAGTATTTACGCGGAAGCGGGACTGGATCCGACGTTTGTGAACGGTGGGTTGGTGAAGGCGGCGGGAACGCATGCGCGTTTGGGCTCAAGTCGTTACCTGATTGCGGAAGCAGATGAAAGCGATGCGTCTTTCCTGCATTTGCAGCCGATGGTGGCGATTGTGACTAACATTGAAGCCGACCATATGGACACCTATCAGGGTGATTTTGAGAACCTGAAGCAGACGTTCATCAATTTCCTGCACAACCTGCCGTTTTACGGGCAGGCCGTGATGTGTATTGATGATGCGGTAATCCGTGAGCTGCTGCCACGCGTGGGTCGTCATATCACCACGTATGGCTTTAGCGACGATGCCGATGTCCGTGTTTCAGGGTATCGCCAGGTTGGTGCGCAGGGGCACTTTACGCTGGAGCGGAAAGATAAGCCGCTGCTAACCGTCACGTTAAATGCGCCGGGGCGTCACAATGCGCTTAACGCGGCGGCGGCGGTTGCCGTGGCGACCGATGAAGGCATTGATGATGAGGCGATTCTGCGCGCGCTTGAGCGTTTCCAAGGCACGGGGCGTCGTTTTGATTTTCTCGGTGAATATCCGCTTGAACTGGTGAATGGACAAAGCGGTACGGCGATGTTGGTGGATGATTACGGCCACCACCCGACGGAAGTCGATGCCACGATTAAGGCTGCTCGCGCCGGGTGGCCGGATAAGCGACTGGTCATGATTTTTCAGCCACATCGCTATACGCGAACCCGCGATCTGTATGACGATTTTGCACACGTATTATCACAGGTAGACGTGCTGCTGATGCTGGATGTGTATTCCGCAGGCGAATCGCCGATTCCGGGGGCGGACAGCCGTTCGCTGTGCCGTACGATTCGCGGCAGAGGTAAGATTGATCCGATTCTGGTGACGGATGTGGATACTTTACCGGAACTGTTGTCACAGGCGCTGCGAGGTGAAGACCTGATTTTGGTTCAGGGTGCCGGCAACATCGGTAAACTGGCGCGTAAACTGGCTGATTCCAGATTACAGCCGCAGATAAGTGAATGA